In Acidobacteriota bacterium, one genomic interval encodes:
- a CDS encoding isoprenylcysteine carboxylmethyltransferase family protein yields the protein MTRFLARWRVTFGFLCGAVAIVLARPSRGSFVVGLPIVLAGEALRIWAAGHLEKGREVTSSGPYRWTRHPLYVGSTLLGLGFGIASNHPVVLALAVVYLALTLTAAARSEERHLESKFGEAYGLYRRGEQGCGAEARRFSAARARRNGEHRTLAGVLGAAAYLFVLAVRR from the coding sequence ATGACCAGATTCCTCGCACGCTGGCGCGTCACGTTCGGGTTTCTCTGCGGCGCGGTGGCGATCGTGCTGGCGCGCCCCTCGCGCGGATCTTTCGTGGTGGGTCTGCCGATCGTGCTGGCGGGCGAGGCGCTGCGGATCTGGGCGGCCGGGCACCTGGAGAAGGGGCGCGAGGTCACCTCGTCCGGCCCGTATCGCTGGACGCGGCATCCTTTATATGTAGGCTCGACGCTGCTCGGGCTGGGTTTCGGGATCGCGTCGAACCACCCGGTCGTCCTGGCGCTCGCCGTGGTGTACCTCGCGCTGACGCTGACCGCGGCGGCGCGCTCCGAGGAGCGGCATCTCGAGTCGAAGTTCGGCGAGGCCTACGGGCTGTATCGGCGCGGCGAACAGGGGTGCGGCGCGGAGGCGCGGCGGTTCAGCGCCGCGCGCGCGCGGCGCAACGGGGAGCACCGGACGCTGGCGGGCGTCCTGGGTGCCGCGGCGTACCTGTTCGTCCTGGCGGTTCGCCGATGA